The following are encoded together in the Oncorhynchus nerka isolate Pitt River linkage group LG25, Oner_Uvic_2.0, whole genome shotgun sequence genome:
- the LOC115109704 gene encoding shaker-related potassium channel tsha2-like, which produces MTVVSRENQDETVVVPPRYQDDCDVERGDQECSERVVINVSGLRFETQLKTLSRFPSTLLGDPRKRMRFFDPLRNEYFFDRNRPSFDAILYYYQSGGRLRRPVNVTMDIFMEEIKFYEIEEEVIEMFKEDEGMIREVERPMPDNEFQRQMWLLFEYPDSSGPARMIAVVSVSVILISILIFCLETLPRFREDHSTDIELSNHLITNGTTRHKKKYPLTDPFFMVESLCIVWFSFEFLMRFLSCPSKPAFFKNAMNVIDILAIAPYFITLGLELAELQGAGSEQAMSLAILRVIRLVRVFRIFKLSRHSKGLQILGQTLNASISELGLLIFFLLIGVILFSSAAYFAETDDPESGFTSIPAAFWWAVVSMTTVGYGDMCPVTIGGKIVGSMCAIAGVLTIALPVPVIVSNFNYFYHRERNDEDTAVYTHVTCGQQNTSFGEFKSTSDSKQSLAKSEYIEDDSLETLRFTNFSPFEHYTGKLTDV; this is translated from the coding sequence ATGACTGTTGTATCCCGTGAGAACCAGGACGAGACTGTGGTAGTCCCTCCCCGGTACCAAGATGATTGCGACGTGGAGCGGGGCGACCAGGAGTGTAGCGAGAGGGTCGTCATCAACGTCTCCGGGCTGCGCTTCGAAACACAACTGAAGACCCTCTCGCGCTTTCCCTCTACGCTATTGGGAGACCCACGTAAAAGGATGCGCTTCTTCGATCCGTTGAGAAATGAGTACTTTTTCGACAGGAATAGACCCAGCTTTGATGCTATCCTTTATTATTACCAGTCCGGGGGAAGGCTTAGGAGACCTGTCAACGTTACCATGGACATTTTCATGGAAGAAATCAAATTTTATGAAATCGAAGAGGAGGTCATAGAGATGTTCAAAGAAGATGAAGGTATGATCAGAGAGGTGGAACGTCCGATGCCTGACAACGAGTTTCAGCGCCAGATGTGGTTGTTGTTTGAGTACCCCGACAGCTCGGGGCCTGCCCGGATGATCGCTGTTGTATCAGTCAGTGTGATTTTGATATCCATACTGATCTTCTGTTTGGAGACATTGCCACGGTTCAGGGAAGATCACAGCACAGACATAGAACTCAGTAATCACCTCATCACGAATGGGACTACTCGCCACAAAAAAAAATATCCGTTGACAGACCCGTTTTTTATGGTTGAGTCACTTTGCATCGTGTGGTTTTCCTTTGAATTTCTCATGAGGTTTTTATCGTGCCCTAGCAAACCGGCTTTCTTCAAAAACGCAATGAACGTCATTGACATATTAGCGATTGCTCCTTATTTCATCACCCTTGGACTTGAACTCGCTGAGCTACAGGGAGCGGGAAGCGAGCAGGCCATGTCGTTAGCCATACTCAGAGTAATCCGTTTGGTTCGAGTCTTCAGGATTTTCAAACTTTCCAGGCACTCCAAGGGTCTCCAAATCTTGGGCCAGACACTCAACGCCAGCATCAGCGAACTTGGTCTTTTGATATTCTTTCTTCTCATAGGGGTTATTCTGTTCTCCAGCGCTGCTTACTTTGCAGAGACAGACGACCCTGAATCGGGATTCACGAGTATCCCCGCCGCATTTTGGTGGGCGGTGGTGTCCATGACTACGGTTGGATACGGAGACATGTGCCCGGTTACTATTGGCGGCAAAATAGTGGGATCGATGTGTGCCATCGCCGGAGTGCTGACCATAGCCCTACCTGTCCCTGTCATCGTTTCCAATTTTAATTACTTCTATCACAGAGAACGCAATGATGAGGACACCGCCGTGTATACTCACGTGACTTGTGGTCAACAGAATACTTCATTTGGCGAATTCAAATCTACCAGCGACAGCAAACAGTCCCTCGCCAAATCAGAGTACATTGAAGATGATTCTCTCGAGACACTCAGATTTACTAACTTTAGCCCATTTGAACATTACACTGGCAAGCTGACAGATGTATGA